The following are encoded in a window of Gramella sp. MT6 genomic DNA:
- a CDS encoding DUF2306 domain-containing protein, with product MYFIIDRQFGLLSSKTQVLLNDLTWNYAFYGHIILGGLALLIGWIQFSSRIRRKRISLHRNIGKIYVLAALICGLCGLYIAQFATGGISNVIGFSLSAIIWLTTTLLAYHSIKNRKIQLHKEFMIYSYAICFSAVTLRIWLPVLISITGEFITAYLIVGWLSWVPNLFVAYIIILRERKRFSVQKFSR from the coding sequence TTGTATTTTATTATAGATAGACAATTTGGATTATTATCATCTAAAACCCAGGTGCTCCTAAATGATCTTACCTGGAATTATGCTTTTTATGGGCACATTATTCTTGGGGGACTGGCATTGCTAATAGGATGGATTCAGTTTAGTTCTAGAATACGTAGAAAGAGAATTTCACTTCATAGAAATATCGGAAAAATTTATGTCTTAGCTGCTTTAATTTGTGGATTATGTGGACTTTACATAGCTCAATTTGCAACCGGTGGAATATCAAATGTAATCGGGTTTTCCTTAAGTGCAATTATTTGGTTAACCACTACCTTATTAGCATATCATTCAATTAAAAATCGTAAAATTCAGTTACACAAAGAATTTATGATTTACAGCTATGCCATTTGCTTTTCTGCGGTTACCCTAAGAATTTGGCTTCCAGTTTTGATATCAATAACAGGGGAATTTATTACTGCCTATCTTATAGTTGGTTGGTTGAGTTGGGTTCCAAACTTATTTGTTGCTTATATAATAATTCTAAGAGAGAGAAAAAGATTTTCTGTTCAAAAGTTCTCAAGGTAA